From Chaetodon auriga isolate fChaAug3 chromosome 10, fChaAug3.hap1, whole genome shotgun sequence, a single genomic window includes:
- the slc25a33 gene encoding solute carrier family 25 member 33, whose translation MAQKDTLLHLFAGGCSGTVGAIVTCPLEVLKTRLQSSGLTLRPVFQVQLGTLSGAGVIRPGTVTPGLLQVLRSILEKEGPRSLFRGLGPNLVGVAPSRAIYFAAYSKSKETFNGLFVPNSGVVHMSSAGVAAFVTNSLMNPIWMVKTRMQLEKKARGEKKMNALQCARYVYKMEGIRGFYRGLTASYAGISETMICFLIYETLKKNLANSQFTSSNSEREKGASDFLSLMMAAAFSKGCASCIAYPHEVIRTRLREEGSKYKYFFQTGRLIAVEEGYAAFYRGLIPQLIRQIPNTAIVLSTYELIVHLLGDSK comes from the exons atggcaCAGAAAGACACGCTGCTACATCTGTTCGCTGGAGG ATGTAGTGGTACGGTGGGAGCCATCGTGACCTGCCCCCTGGAGGTGTTGAAGACACGGTTGCAGTCCTCTGGCCTCACCCTCAGACCCGTCTTCCAGGTCCAGCTGGGCACCCTAAGTGGTGCCGGGGTTATCCGACCAGGGACTGTTACACCAGGGCTGCTGCAGGTCCTACG GTCAATTCTAGAAAAAGAGGGACCAAGATCACTTTTCCGTGGCCTGGGGCCGAACCTTGTTGGCGTGGCCCCGTCAAG agccATTTACTTTGCTGCATACTCGAAATCTAAAGAGACGTTCAATGGGCTGTTCGTCCCTAATAGTGGAGTGGTGCACATGTCCTCTGCTGGTGTTGCAG CTTTCGTTACTAACTCTCTGATGAACCCCATCTGGATGGTCAAGACCAGGATGCAGTTGGAAAAAAA agccagaggagagaagaagatgaatgCACTGCAGTGTGCCCGCTATGTTTACAAAATGGAAGGGATTCGGGGCTTCTACCGAGGCCTGACTGCATCTTATGCCGGCATCTCGGAGACCATGATCTGCTTCCTCATTTACgagacactgaagaaaaaccTTGCCAACAGCCAATTCACCTCCTCGAATAGTGAACGTGAGAAAGGAGCATCTGACTTCCTGAGTCTGATGATGGCAGCTGCTTTTTCAAAGGGATGTGCGTCCTGCATAGCCTACCCACACG AGGTCATTCGGACACGGCTGCGTGAGGAAGGCAGCAAGTACAAGTATTTCTTCCAGACAGGGAGGTTGATAGCAGTGGAGGAAGGCTATGCGGCTTTTTATAGAGGACTCATTCCACAGCTAATCAGACAGATCCCTAACACAGCCATCGTGCTCTCCACGTATGAACTCATTGTCCATCTGCTGGGAGACTCCAAGTGA